From the genome of Miscanthus floridulus cultivar M001 chromosome 10, ASM1932011v1, whole genome shotgun sequence, one region includes:
- the LOC136484977 gene encoding uncharacterized protein: MPGKQEEGQGAPGGSTVCLWLVTVLLLLSLLGGGACLAAYILLPPHEAPSWLPAVGLALVALPWAFWIATCAYRCAKARAAERRMAVAPAPGSMCSRSGS; this comes from the coding sequence ATGCCAGGCAAGCAGGAGGAGGGCCAAGGCGCGCCAGGTGGTAGCACCGTATGCTTGTGGCTGGTGACGGTGCTGCTCCTCCTCTccctgctcggcggcggcgcgtgcCTCGCGGCCTACATCCTGCTGCCGCCGCACGAGGCGCCGTCCTGGCTCCCCGCCGTCGGCCTGGCGCTCGTCGCGCTCCCGTGGGCGTTCTGGATCGCCACGTGCGCGTACCGGTGCGCCAAGGCGCGGGCCGCCGAGCGCAGAATGGCCGTCGCGCCGGCGCCCGGCAGCATGTGCTCGCGCTCCGGCTCATGA
- the LOC136490036 gene encoding uncharacterized protein: protein MAAASDRAEVDTAHPFRSVKEAVAVFGDRILVSNSHSRHSSSSAAAIATPSASANATSVTATPSAKHEASSSSSTMTFSPTQMAESEAEIMAATVPMYSAPSSPTSLASSPSPVKPCWGRGGGDDHRGKDNEAGGGLVIVRSIQKLEADVAETRQEVAQLRKRGNEMEMALASLSAQLHRGLSKLAEMEADKVVSAGVAGRRSIGGDTDVASLTLRSERWGDRLAASEYLPSFSHALSLGEMDDVELMGSGRRRKAQKVKPIVPLIGDILFSRRKSTKEKVDDGFYSGDLYGVLG from the coding sequence ATGGCTGCGGCCTCGGACCGCGCTGAGGTCGACACAGCCCACCCGTTCCGGTCCGTCAAGGAGGCGGTGGCCGTGTTTGGCGACCGCATACTTGTCAGCAACAGCCATtccaggcacagcagcagcagtgcGGCCGCCATTGCCACCCCAAGCGCCAGTGCCAATGCCACTAGCGTTACTGCCACCCCGAGTGCCAAGCATgaagcaagcagcagcagcagcaccatgaCCTTCTCACCCACCCAAATGGCCGAGAGCGAGGCGGAGATAATGGCCGCCACCGTGCCGATGTACTCGGCGCCATCCTCCCCGACATCGCTCGCGTCATCACCTTCGCCGGTCAAGCCGTGCtgggggcgcggcggcggcgacgaccacCGGGGCAAGGACAACGAGGCGGGCGGTGGTCTCGTGATCGTGCGCTCCATCCAGAAGCTGGAGGCCGACGTGGCGGAGACGCGGCAGGAGGTGGCGCAGCTCAGGAAGCGCGGGAACGAGATGGAGATGGCGCTGGCGAGCCTCAGTGCGCAGCTCCACCGGGGCCTCTCGAAGCTCGCCGAGATGGAGGCCGACAAGGTAGTGTCGGCTGGGGTGGCGGGGCGGCGCAGCATCGGGGGCGACACCGACGTGGCGTCGCTCACGCTCCGGAGCGAGCGGTGGGGTGACAGGCTCGCCGCAAGCGAGTACCTGCCGTCATTCTCACACGCGCTGAGCCTTGGCGAGATGGACGACGTCGAGCTTATGGGCAGCGGCAGGAGGAGGAAGGCACAGAAGGTCAAGCCCATCGTGCCGCTCATCGGTGACATCCTCTTCTCCAGGAGGAAGAGCACCAAGGAGAAGGTTGACGATGGCTTCTACAGTGGTGATCTCTACGGCGTCCTAGGCTAG